The window CGCGGACGACCGCGGCGCCGGTGAGGCGCTCGGCGCCCGTCGGGGTGACCAGGGAGACGCCGGCGACGACCGTACGGTCCCTGCCCGTCTGCGTGACCTCGAGGTGGTCGAGCTCGAACCGCGCCTTGCCGTCGATCAGCGACTCGATCGCGCGCAGCGTCGCGAGCGCGACCGCCCGCTGGACGCCCGACTGCGTGGCGGTGCCCTGCGCCTCGCCGACCGCGCTGCGGTCCTCGAAGCCGAGGGTCACGCTCGCGGAGATGTCGAGGCCCGAGGAGACCAGGTGCATGCGCTGGATCGCGGGGCGGTGCTGCGCGGACCCGCCCCGGCCCACCGGCTCGTCGGGGACCTCGGCGTCCTCGACCAGCTGGACGCGTTCCGCGTCGACCCCGAGACCGAAGCGCTCGCGCAGCAGCCGGCCGACCGTCGTGGCGACCTGCACCTCGTCGAAGCCCGGCGCCAGGCCGAGCCGCAGCAGGCCCATGCCGCCGGTCTCGGCGTCGGGCTCCACGTCGGCGTCCGCGACGCCCGGCACGGCGCGCAGCGCCGAGACGATCTCGTCGTAGTCGGTTACCGTCACGGGAAGCCTTTCCGGGCAGGATCGAACGAGGGCCTCGCCCTCAGATGTCGGCCGATCGGCCTAGCGCCTTGAGACGCAGGGGCTCGAGGCACGGCGGAGGGAGCGGTCACGTCGTACGACGAGGAGATCACGCCTGAGGTCGACCCTCCTGTGGTCGAGCCGCCGCCGGCTGCGACGCTGCTCGGTCGGATCTTCGCGCATCGGAAGCAGGAGGGCACGGTCGTTCGCGCACCTCTCGTCCGCGTAGACGATCTTGCGCCACCGCAAATCACCCCAGAGCCGGACGTGCCGGACGCGCGGCCGGGGGAGCCCGAGCCCGTGGCCGCCGCGCCGGAACCCGCCCCGCCGGTGCCGCCGGTGCCGCCGATGGCGCCGCCGGTGGCGCCCGTCGCGGCGGGACCGGCCCTCGTACCGCCCGCCGGCGCGCGTCGCGAGACCGCGCCCGAGCCGGTCACCGAGCCCGTGGCCGAGCCGGTCGCCGCCGCTGCGGCGCCCCCTGCCGCCGTGGCGCCGCCGTCACCGCGCCCGCGGGCGTCGCGGTACTGCCCCGTCTGCGCCGACCGCGTCGCCGTCGCCGCGGACGGCCTGCACTGCCACCTCGGCCACAAGCTCTCGCCGGCGCACGGCCGGCGGCGCAGGTGGTTCGGCCGGCACTCGTAGCGTCAGGCGGACTTGCGCGCCGCCGCCTTCTTGGCCGGCTTCTTCGCGGCGGCCTTCTTCGCGGGCTTCGCCGCCTTGGCGGCCGTCTTCTTCGCGGCAGGCTTGGCCGCCTTGGCCGGCGCCTTCTTCGCGGACTTCGCGTCGCCGGCCGTACGACCCGACTTCGCCGCGTCCACGCTCGCGCGCAGCGCCGCCATGAGGTCCACGACCGTCGAGCCCTCGTCGGGCCGCGCCGCGGGCGCGACGATCTCGTGCCCCTCGACCTTCGCCTCGATGACCTCTTCGAGGGCCTCGCGGTAGGTGTCCTTGTGCTCGTTCGGGTCGAACTCGCCCGACAGGCTCTCGATGAGCGTCCCCGCCATGGCGAGCTCCTGCGGGCGTACCTCGACGTCGTCGTCGAGGAACCCGAACTGCGGCTCCCTCACCTCGTCCGGCCAGAGCATCGTCTCCATGACGAACACGCCGTCACGCACCCGGACCGCCGCGAGCGCCTCCCGCTGGCGCAGCGCGA is drawn from Frankiaceae bacterium and contains these coding sequences:
- a CDS encoding Ku protein, whose product is MRSIWKGAISFGLVSIPVKLYSATEERDIAFRQVHREDGGRIRYQRVCTKCGEEVSYADIAKGYEMSDGSIVVLTDEDFENVPITTNRMIDVVQFVPLEELDPIYFSKSYYLEPEKAGIKPYVLLARALEESGKVAVVKVALRQREALAAVRVRDGVFVMETMLWPDEVREPQFGFLDDDVEVRPQELAMAGTLIESLSGEFDPNEHKDTYREALEEVIEAKVEGHEIVAPAARPDEGSTVVDLMAALRASVDAAKSGRTAGDAKSAKKAPAKAAKPAAKKTAAKAAKPAKKAAAKKPAKKAAARKSA